The Lactuca sativa cultivar Salinas chromosome 2, Lsat_Salinas_v11, whole genome shotgun sequence genome includes a window with the following:
- the LOC111912143 gene encoding uncharacterized protein LOC111912143 has product MSLSFNDMYNETATDSSFNVRGTSYRYGYYLLEELYLEHACFVKSWYCPNDRKKLKFKKAQEKQWKDVKRVFSALTNVDIHFNTLYFLLKKMSEVMYTCIILHNMILEDEENAICEYNENKTVPPIQTFEVGNEEYLASRAIIYDFETHHVLRRNLTEHIWIVNHIDLNVEPVDDLNS; this is encoded by the coding sequence ATGTCTCTGTCATTCAACGACATGTATAATGAGACTGCAACAGATTCTTCGTTTAATGTGCGTGGAACATCATATAGGTACGGGTATTATCTTCTGGAAGAGCTCTATCTGGAGCATGCTTGTTTTGTGAAGTCATGGTATTGTCCGAATGATCGAAAAAAGTTGAAGTTTAAGAAAGCTCAAGAGAAACAGTGGAAGGATGTGAAGCGAGTGTTTAGTGCTCTTACAAATGTTGACATACACTTTAATACCCTATATTTTTTGTTGAAGAAAATGAGTGAGGTAATGTATACTTGcatcatattgcataatatgattctCGAAGATGAGGAAAATGCAATATGTGAGTATAATGAAAACAAGACCGTACCACCAATACAAACTTTTGAGGTTGGAAACGAGGAATATTTGGCGAGTAGGGCAATAATTTATGACTTTGAGACCCATCATGTTCTTCGTAGAAACTTGACGGAACATATTTGGATCGTTAACCACATCGATCTTAATGTAGAACCGGTCGATGATTTAAACAGTTAA